Proteins co-encoded in one Gossypium arboreum isolate Shixiya-1 chromosome 11, ASM2569848v2, whole genome shotgun sequence genomic window:
- the LOC108473169 gene encoding glutaredoxin-C11-like gives MDKVRDLASKKAAVIFTKSSCYMCYSIKTLFYELGASPAIHELDHDPSGRDMEWALRGLGCDPSVPAVFIGGRFVGSAKDVISLHVDGSLKQMLMDAKAIWF, from the coding sequence ATGGACAAGGTAAGAGACCTGGCATCGAAGAAGGCTGCTGTGATATTCACAAAGAGCTCATGCTACATGTGTTACAGCATCAAGACACTTTTTTATGAGCTTGGTGCTAGTCCAGCTATCCATGAGCTCGACCATGATCCTAGCGGGAGAGATATGGAGTGGGCTCTAAGAGGGTTAGGGTGTGACCCCTCAGTCCCAGCTGTGTTCATTGGTGGAAGATTTGTAGGCTCAGCCAAAGATGTCATATCCCTTCATGTAGATGGATCACTGAAACAAATGCTCATGGATGCAAAGGCCATATGGTTCTAG
- the LOC108471456 gene encoding membrane-anchored ubiquitin-fold protein 3-like: MAEGEELIELRFRIYDGIDIAHGTYEASMTVSTLKQKIIAEWPQGKTVTPKSIHDLKLIHAGKVLENNKTLADSRITVGDLPLGVITMHVVVQPSKAKQKTGSSSSLS; this comes from the exons ATGGCCGAGGGCGAGGAGCTTATTGAGCTTAGATTCCGCATTTATGATGGGATAGATATAGCACACGGCACTTACGAGGCGTCTATGACTGTCTCAACTCTTAAGCAAAAGATTATTGCTGAGTGGCCTCAAG GCAAAACAGTCACACCAAAGTCGATACACGATTTGAAACTCATACATGCTGGTAAAGTTCTGGAAAACAACAAAACCCTGGCTGATTCCAGAATAACAGTTGGTGATCTCCCTTTGGGTGTTATTACCATGCACGTGGTAGTGCAGCCTTCTAAAGCAAAACAGAAGACAGGTTCATCAAGTTCTCTTTCTTGA
- the LOC108473035 gene encoding monothiol glutaredoxin-S11-like, with product MDKVTRLASENGLVLFSKSSCCLCYAVKILFQEIGVTPTVHELDQDPEGREMERALMRLGCSAPVPAVFIGGKLVGSTNEVMSLHLSGGLIPLLRPYHSMC from the coding sequence ATGGACAAGGTGACGAGATTGGCTTCAGAGAATGGGTTAGTGCTATTCAGCAAGAGCTCATGTTGCCTGTGTTATGCAGTGAAAATTCTATTCCAAGAGATTGGGGTGACCCCAACGGTTCATGAGCTGGACCAAGACCCCGAAGGCAGAGAAATGGAGAGGGCTCTCATGAGGTTGGGGTGCAGCGCCCCAGTTCCAGCCGTCTTCATTGGTGGAAAGCTGGTGGGTTCCACCAATGAAGTCATGTCCCTCCATCTAAGTGGAGGGCTAATACCTTTGCTCAGGCCCTATCACTCTATGTGTTAA